A single region of the Chlamydiales bacterium genome encodes:
- a CDS encoding YbjN domain-containing protein, translated as MQLKLTLNTLLNYLQNNKFMPQLQADTNQISILFRSATIEFAIFLRLLDEGELLQILIYIPIQLKDETLNDTARLLHKLNHDLDVPGFGISEYAKLIFYRIVMPCPNKICNTDLLNKYLQIGPKACTGLYQLISSIVDGKNTFDELMQAQKEQ; from the coding sequence ATGCAACTTAAACTTACTCTTAATACTCTTCTTAACTACTTGCAAAACAATAAATTTATGCCTCAATTGCAAGCTGATACAAATCAGATCTCCATCCTTTTTAGAAGTGCTACTATTGAATTTGCTATCTTCCTTCGACTTCTAGATGAGGGCGAACTTTTACAAATTTTAATTTACATTCCCATACAATTAAAAGATGAGACTCTAAATGATACTGCAAGGCTTTTACACAAACTTAACCACGATTTAGATGTGCCGGGATTTGGAATATCTGAATATGCAAAACTCATTTTCTATCGAATAGTCATGCCCTGTCCAAATAAAATCTGCAATACCGATCTACTCAACAAGTATCTTCAAATTGGGCCAAAAGCATGTACAGGGCTCTACCAACTTATCTCCTCCATTGTAGATGGCAAGAACACTTTTGATGAACTCATGCAGGCACAAAAGGAACAGTAA
- the fliO gene encoding flagellar biosynthetic protein FliO — protein MMIHALLLTFFFADTSVAPDASQHYDYSGEILNMVLTLGSIIAAVIFVSWALKRLLHKRMHLGNSDNKIKIIERRALSPKASLYLVEVLGKTLVIGESPSGLTRLSEITDEEKPIAIEQVQMASPSFASILKNKFKKPYFAKEKN, from the coding sequence ATGATGATACATGCTCTTTTGCTTACTTTTTTCTTTGCAGATACGAGCGTGGCACCAGATGCATCACAACACTACGACTATAGTGGCGAAATCCTCAACATGGTTCTTACCCTAGGAAGTATCATCGCTGCTGTCATCTTTGTTAGTTGGGCCTTAAAGCGTTTACTTCACAAAAGAATGCACTTAGGCAATAGCGATAATAAGATAAAAATTATTGAAAGAAGGGCCCTAAGTCCAAAAGCCTCTCTATACTTAGTAGAAGTACTTGGAAAAACTCTTGTCATCGGCGAATCTCCTTCTGGACTTACTCGTTTAAGCGAAATTACAGATGAAGAAAAACCTATTGCTATTGAACAGGTCCAAATGGCTAGCCCCTCTTTTGCATCTATTTTAAAAAATAAATTTAAAAAACCCTATTTTGCTAAGGAAAAAAATTAA
- a CDS encoding RluA family pseudouridine synthase has translation MSLAQFLKSKLQMPSKSIKKAIERGAFTLNGCVERFASMKLNSKDKIEFTLNGLEDSLKAQKSVFDSASILYQDDYLLVYNKPSFMSSEELFSQVQWFPVHRLDKETSGVLLFAKNKKVQILLEDLFRKRLVKKTYVAICSGIVEKNAGVITNPLQIVLTSQGKKISKCVKSASESTKSAITEWECKKRGENITLLYCYPKSGRMHQIRSHLSCVLYPIVGDYLYGYKGVLVPRLFLHALELTFEHPILLKNLTITAELPEGFLKLFM, from the coding sequence ATGTCGCTAGCCCAATTTTTAAAGAGTAAGTTGCAGATGCCCTCAAAATCAATTAAAAAAGCTATTGAAAGGGGTGCTTTTACTCTTAATGGATGTGTAGAGCGATTTGCTTCTATGAAGTTAAATTCGAAAGACAAGATAGAGTTTACTTTGAATGGACTTGAAGATTCTCTTAAGGCTCAAAAGAGTGTGTTTGATTCTGCATCCATTTTATATCAAGATGATTACTTACTTGTTTATAATAAGCCTTCTTTTATGAGTAGTGAGGAGCTTTTTTCTCAGGTACAATGGTTTCCTGTGCACCGCCTGGACAAAGAGACATCTGGAGTTCTTCTTTTTGCTAAAAATAAAAAAGTACAAATTCTTTTAGAAGATCTTTTTAGAAAACGTCTTGTAAAAAAGACCTATGTTGCTATTTGTTCTGGTATTGTAGAAAAAAATGCAGGTGTGATTACAAACCCTTTGCAAATTGTGCTAACCTCGCAAGGAAAAAAGATTAGCAAATGTGTAAAGAGTGCATCTGAATCCACAAAAAGTGCCATAACAGAGTGGGAATGTAAAAAAAGAGGAGAGAATATAACTCTTTTGTATTGCTATCCAAAGAGTGGACGTATGCATCAGATTCGCTCTCATTTAAGCTGTGTGCTCTATCCTATTGTTGGGGACTACCTTTATGGTTATAAGGGAGTTTTGGTTCCTCGTCTTTTTTTACACGCCCTGGAACTAACTTTTGAGCACCCTATTTTGCTAAAGAATCTGACAATAACAGCAGAGCTTCCTGAAGGATTTTTGAAATTATTTATGTAG
- a CDS encoding thioredoxin domain-containing protein — protein sequence MKTLFLTLVMLFSACFVHSNELFPDVSNQPTIGNLDSKVHVVAFLEPKCPDSKRYNNESFFKLKKEFIDTDKIRYTVIITSFLFKSTVAAEALLCVYHQDAKPRADLFFKYLDYIYQNQLPERKDWATLSMLLTYASHASSEINLPELKKCVESEHYLREVKENTAIGNQLMGHISTPTIFVNGVRVENKNDTIDYTNLKDAIDFLHN from the coding sequence ATGAAGACACTATTTTTAACACTTGTCATGTTGTTTTCAGCATGCTTTGTTCATTCTAATGAACTTTTTCCAGATGTATCGAATCAGCCAACTATTGGAAATCTAGACTCTAAAGTGCACGTAGTTGCATTTTTAGAGCCAAAGTGTCCGGATAGTAAAAGGTATAATAATGAATCATTTTTTAAACTTAAAAAAGAGTTTATCGATACAGATAAAATTCGCTACACTGTGATTATAACATCTTTTCTTTTTAAGTCTACCGTGGCAGCAGAAGCACTTTTATGTGTTTATCATCAAGATGCAAAACCAAGGGCTGATCTCTTTTTTAAATATCTAGACTATATCTATCAAAATCAGCTTCCAGAAAGAAAAGATTGGGCAACATTGAGTATGCTGCTGACTTATGCCTCCCATGCAAGCTCAGAAATTAATTTACCAGAGCTAAAAAAGTGTGTTGAAAGTGAGCATTATTTACGCGAAGTTAAAGAAAATACAGCCATTGGAAACCAATTGATGGGGCATATTTCAACGCCTACCATTTTTGTAAATGGTGTTAGAGTAGAAAATAAAAACGATACAATCGATTACACTAACCTAAAAGATGCAATAGACTTCTTGCATAATTAG
- a CDS encoding S46 family peptidase produces MFIKSLSLRIILKCILSLFLSTPSFADEGMWPFDKVPTKQIEEKYHVQLDDIWLKHLQHSSLRVSLGGSASFISPKGLIITNHHVGSQAVHNLSSENQNFLQNGFYASSDEKELKCPNMYVDELIFIRDITAEVNSKLAIHLSSSNRAEEKKAILARIVEQAQKETGLLPEVVSLYQGAQHHLYFYKRYSDIRLVMAPEKSIAYFGGNEDNFEFPRYCLDICFFRAYEDNKPASTPSYLKWNSQGPKQNEVLFISGHPGRTDRMRTSAHLEFMKTEELSLLLDLIYDRINALSSFGKTSDENRRIAGHALFSYFNSQKVLSSVYKDLENMSIINNKKQFEMDFTKCNKELQEPWNQLKIALDNAKTYYAEYFILEGPGSRYSKLYTWAKNIVRSNDEKSKPNDQRLEEYTDSELPALELALFSEEPFYPSLDRVLLADSLSRLIKILGPNHPVVLIALNGKSIDARVEELFNETKLADIEYRKTLYNNKEQIENSQDPFILLAKALDPYSRKIREKKEDELDAIQSDSYEKIAALLFETYGESLYPDATFTLRLSIGKMKGYKQDGRDIPPETLIQGAYTLSKEYNNKEPYNLPQSWIIHENSIDKQTPFNFVSTNDIIGGNSGSPVVNANGEFVGIVFDGNRQSTLWDIEFTEEQGRAISVDSAAITAALKNIYQVHTLVDEIDHQERN; encoded by the coding sequence TTGTTTATAAAATCTTTATCTTTGCGTATTATACTGAAATGCATTCTAAGCCTATTCTTAAGCACCCCATCATTTGCAGATGAGGGTATGTGGCCATTTGACAAAGTGCCCACCAAGCAAATTGAAGAAAAATATCATGTTCAATTAGATGATATTTGGCTCAAACACCTTCAACACTCCTCATTGAGAGTAAGTCTTGGAGGATCTGCTTCCTTTATATCCCCAAAAGGACTAATTATTACAAACCACCACGTAGGATCTCAAGCAGTACATAATCTATCCTCAGAAAATCAAAATTTTTTACAAAATGGCTTTTATGCAAGCAGCGATGAAAAAGAGCTCAAATGCCCTAACATGTATGTAGACGAACTTATCTTTATTCGTGATATCACAGCAGAAGTCAATAGTAAGCTTGCTATACACTTATCTTCAAGTAATCGAGCAGAAGAGAAAAAAGCTATTCTTGCTCGCATTGTAGAGCAAGCACAAAAAGAAACAGGACTACTTCCTGAAGTAGTTTCCCTTTATCAAGGAGCACAACATCACCTCTATTTTTATAAGCGCTACAGTGATATTCGTTTGGTAATGGCTCCAGAAAAGAGCATAGCTTATTTTGGTGGTAATGAGGATAATTTTGAATTTCCACGTTACTGCCTTGACATCTGCTTTTTTAGAGCCTACGAAGATAACAAACCCGCATCTACGCCCTCTTATTTGAAATGGAATTCACAAGGTCCCAAACAAAATGAGGTTCTTTTTATATCAGGCCATCCAGGACGTACTGACAGAATGAGAACAAGTGCTCACCTGGAATTTATGAAAACAGAAGAACTCTCTCTTCTACTCGATTTAATCTATGATAGAATCAATGCTCTAAGCTCTTTTGGCAAAACAAGCGATGAAAATAGACGTATTGCAGGGCACGCTTTGTTTAGCTATTTTAACTCCCAAAAGGTTCTTTCATCCGTTTATAAAGACTTAGAAAACATGTCTATCATCAACAATAAAAAACAATTTGAAATGGATTTTACAAAATGCAATAAGGAATTGCAAGAACCTTGGAACCAACTAAAAATCGCCCTAGACAATGCCAAAACATATTATGCGGAATACTTTATCTTAGAAGGGCCCGGCTCTCGCTACTCTAAGCTTTATACATGGGCAAAAAACATTGTAAGAAGCAATGATGAAAAATCTAAACCTAATGACCAAAGACTCGAAGAGTATACAGATAGTGAACTTCCAGCACTTGAACTTGCTCTTTTTTCAGAAGAGCCTTTTTATCCAAGTCTAGACCGTGTTCTTCTTGCTGACAGTCTTTCTAGACTCATAAAAATTTTAGGCCCAAATCATCCAGTTGTTCTTATTGCTCTTAACGGAAAATCTATCGATGCACGCGTTGAAGAGCTCTTCAATGAAACAAAGCTTGCAGACATCGAATACCGAAAAACTCTTTACAACAATAAAGAGCAGATTGAAAATAGCCAAGACCCCTTTATCTTACTTGCAAAGGCATTAGATCCTTATAGTCGAAAAATAAGAGAAAAAAAAGAAGATGAATTAGATGCAATTCAAAGCGATTCTTATGAAAAGATTGCAGCACTTCTTTTTGAAACTTATGGTGAATCGCTCTATCCAGATGCTACTTTCACTTTAAGATTGTCTATTGGAAAAATGAAAGGCTATAAACAAGATGGTCGAGACATTCCACCTGAAACACTTATCCAAGGAGCTTATACCCTATCCAAGGAATATAACAATAAAGAGCCCTATAACTTGCCTCAAAGTTGGATAATTCATGAAAATAGTATTGACAAGCAAACACCTTTTAATTTTGTCTCTACAAATGACATCATAGGTGGTAACTCTGGAAGTCCTGTTGTTAATGCAAATGGTGAGTTTGTTGGCATTGTCTTTGATGGAAACAGGCAATCTACCCTTTGGGATATTGAGTTTACTGAAGAGCAGGGAAGGGCTATAAGCGTTGACTCAGCAGCTATTACTGCCGCACTCAAAAATATCTATCAAGTTCACACACTTGTAGATGAGATAGACCACCAAGAAAGGAATTGA
- a CDS encoding glycosyltransferase family 9 protein, which produces MRILIIKTSALGDIVQTYPLLSYLKERFPEGIVDWVVEGRMSELVTTHSQIDKVISIDTRRIRKKIFSYAIWKEIFSFRKNLRSRTYDITFDVQGNCKSGLILWMTKSSVKVGFGRKNCTEWPALLFSNKRFNVPKQANIRDDYVNIARCYFQDDKPYFAPSILLNWKDKTEVFDCKILEKNQKMRVMICPGSLWSNKQLTVDALYEFLKCMDKKFAPYFLFVWGCKKEQEIAFCLHESFLETSTVVDKMPLPALQNLMDKMDLVISMDSLPLHLAATTKAKTFAFFGASSKAKYAPIGKKHGSIQGECPYERIFEKRCPILRTCSTGACIHDLNGRKLFNQFLSWWSISSTSV; this is translated from the coding sequence TTGCGTATTTTAATTATTAAAACATCGGCGTTGGGGGATATAGTACAGACGTATCCCCTGCTTTCCTATTTAAAGGAACGCTTTCCTGAAGGTATAGTGGATTGGGTAGTAGAAGGGCGCATGTCAGAGCTTGTAACTACACATTCACAAATTGACAAAGTAATATCCATTGACACCAGACGCATTCGAAAAAAAATATTTTCATATGCCATATGGAAAGAAATTTTTTCTTTTAGAAAGAATCTGAGGTCAAGGACTTATGATATTACATTCGATGTGCAGGGCAATTGTAAGTCGGGTCTTATTTTGTGGATGACAAAGTCTTCAGTAAAGGTTGGTTTTGGAAGGAAAAATTGTACGGAGTGGCCAGCACTTCTCTTTTCTAATAAGCGCTTTAATGTGCCCAAGCAGGCTAACATAAGAGATGATTATGTTAATATTGCAAGATGTTACTTTCAAGATGATAAGCCCTATTTTGCGCCTTCTATTTTATTAAATTGGAAGGATAAAACAGAAGTATTTGATTGTAAAATACTTGAAAAAAATCAAAAGATGAGGGTGATGATATGTCCAGGATCGCTGTGGTCAAATAAACAACTCACTGTTGATGCCTTATACGAGTTTTTAAAGTGTATGGATAAAAAATTTGCTCCCTACTTCCTTTTTGTGTGGGGATGTAAAAAAGAGCAAGAGATCGCCTTTTGTTTGCACGAAAGTTTTTTAGAAACAAGCACAGTTGTAGACAAAATGCCTCTTCCAGCTCTTCAAAATTTAATGGATAAAATGGATCTAGTGATTTCTATGGATTCATTGCCTTTGCATCTTGCGGCAACGACTAAAGCTAAAACATTTGCTTTTTTTGGGGCATCGTCCAAGGCAAAGTATGCACCGATTGGAAAAAAACATGGCAGTATCCAGGGAGAGTGTCCTTATGAGCGCATATTTGAAAAGCGCTGCCCTATTTTGCGTACGTGCTCGACGGGTGCTTGTATCCATGACCTTAATGGACGCAAGCTCTTTAATCAATTCCTTTCTTGGTGGTCTATCTCATCTACAAGTGTGTGA
- a CDS encoding Hsp20/alpha crystallin family protein, whose product MTNKDNNKEHSLIPRSFWPFSYEHSPFALVDSDFWTGDFAKSSGLSVSEDKSHVYVEAALPGLKSDNIEVSFEKGVLWVKGEKKEEEKDKEKKFYRKASSSFSYRVAIPGQIDEKKEPEAVYKDGVMRVTFAKAQVSQPKKIQIKSK is encoded by the coding sequence ATGACAAATAAGGACAACAATAAAGAGCATTCTTTAATCCCAAGAAGTTTTTGGCCGTTTTCCTACGAGCATTCACCTTTTGCTCTGGTGGACTCAGATTTTTGGACAGGGGACTTTGCAAAGAGTTCTGGCTTGAGTGTTTCTGAAGATAAGTCGCATGTTTATGTGGAAGCCGCACTTCCTGGTTTAAAGTCTGATAACATTGAAGTTTCCTTTGAAAAGGGAGTTCTTTGGGTTAAGGGTGAGAAAAAAGAGGAAGAAAAAGATAAAGAAAAGAAATTTTATCGAAAAGCTTCTAGCTCATTTTCCTATCGAGTGGCAATTCCTGGCCAAATTGATGAAAAAAAAGAGCCAGAAGCTGTTTATAAGGATGGTGTGATGAGGGTAACCTTTGCTAAGGCCCAGGTAAGTCAGCCCAAGAAAATTCAAATTAAATCGAAGTGA
- a CDS encoding DUF3820 family protein has product MLRPIFYDTETTGIRIGSDRIVELAAFDPVNDTSFVFLINPQVPIPKEATAIHHISDAMVANSPTFAEILPKFIEFCSGESVLIAHNNDAFDVHFLKNECALADTPMPPWLFLDSLKWARKYRPDLPRHTLQFLREVYGFPANNAHRALDDVIILHKVFSSMTDDLSLETIFKLLEKSSALTHMPFGKYQGKLLSEVPKDYILWLEKNGALEKPENHALRASFDKIGVFA; this is encoded by the coding sequence ATGCTTCGTCCTATTTTCTACGATACAGAAACCACAGGAATACGTATAGGTTCTGATCGTATTGTTGAGCTTGCAGCTTTTGATCCAGTAAATGATACCTCCTTTGTCTTTCTTATCAACCCCCAAGTGCCTATACCCAAGGAAGCTACAGCCATTCATCACATCTCTGATGCCATGGTTGCAAACAGCCCTACATTTGCAGAAATACTACCCAAATTTATTGAATTTTGTTCTGGTGAGTCTGTTTTAATTGCTCATAACAACGATGCCTTTGATGTACACTTTCTAAAAAATGAATGTGCTCTTGCAGATACTCCCATGCCTCCTTGGCTTTTCTTAGACTCTCTTAAATGGGCTCGAAAGTATCGACCCGATCTTCCAAGGCATACATTGCAATTTTTACGTGAAGTATATGGCTTTCCTGCAAATAACGCCCACAGGGCACTTGATGATGTCATTATTCTACATAAAGTCTTTAGCTCTATGACGGATGATCTCTCCTTGGAAACTATTTTTAAACTCCTTGAAAAAAGTAGCGCTCTCACACACATGCCCTTTGGCAAATATCAAGGCAAGCTTCTTTCTGAAGTTCCCAAAGACTACATCTTATGGTTAGAAAAAAATGGAGCTCTAGAAAAACCAGAAAATCATGCCCTCAGGGCAAGCTTCGATAAAATTGGAGTATTTGCTTGA
- a CDS encoding enoyl-[acyl-carrier-protein] reductase, whose protein sequence is MHINLKGKIAFVAGIGDDKGFGFAIAKALAEAGATILVGTWTPILKIFTSSLEMGKFDESRKLKDGSLMQFAKIYPLDASFDKPSDVPEEIRENKRYKEAGGYTISEVVAAVEKDFGKIDFLVHSLANGPEVKKPLLETSRAGYLAAISASSYSFVSLLSHFGPIMNRGGAALSLTYMASERAIPGYGGGMSSAKAALESDTRTLAYEMGRKWQVRVNTISAGALGSRAAKAIGFIDQMINYALANAPLVDKPLAAEEVGNSALFLLSPLASAITGVNLYVDNGMHAMGASVDSPCFKI, encoded by the coding sequence ATGCATATTAATCTGAAGGGTAAAATTGCTTTTGTTGCAGGTATTGGTGATGATAAAGGTTTTGGGTTTGCCATTGCAAAAGCTCTTGCAGAAGCTGGAGCGACTATTCTTGTTGGCACATGGACTCCTATATTAAAGATTTTTACATCTTCTCTTGAAATGGGTAAGTTTGATGAGTCAAGAAAGTTAAAAGATGGATCGCTCATGCAGTTTGCAAAAATTTATCCGCTTGACGCATCTTTTGACAAGCCAAGCGACGTTCCAGAAGAGATCAGAGAAAATAAGCGTTACAAGGAAGCTGGTGGGTATACAATCTCTGAAGTTGTAGCTGCTGTAGAAAAAGACTTTGGAAAGATTGATTTTCTTGTACATTCACTTGCAAATGGTCCTGAAGTTAAAAAGCCTCTTTTGGAGACTTCAAGGGCTGGTTATTTAGCAGCAATAAGTGCATCTTCCTATTCTTTTGTAAGTCTTCTTTCTCATTTTGGCCCCATTATGAATAGAGGAGGGGCAGCTCTTTCTTTAACCTATATGGCATCTGAAAGAGCCATACCTGGGTATGGAGGGGGAATGAGTTCTGCTAAGGCTGCTCTTGAAAGCGATACAAGAACACTTGCTTATGAGATGGGAAGAAAGTGGCAAGTTAGAGTGAATACAATATCAGCAGGTGCCCTTGGAAGCAGAGCTGCAAAGGCAATTGGGTTTATTGACCAGATGATTAACTATGCTCTTGCTAATGCACCCCTTGTTGATAAACCACTTGCTGCAGAAGAAGTTGGTAATAGTGCACTTTTTTTACTTTCTCCACTTGCCTCTGCAATTACTGGGGTCAATCTTTACGTTGACAATGGTATGCATGCGATGGGCGCATCCGTTGACTCGCCTTGTTTTAAAATATGA